The Thalassophryne amazonica chromosome 13, fThaAma1.1, whole genome shotgun sequence genome window below encodes:
- the LOC117523858 gene encoding uncharacterized protein LOC117523858, producing the protein MSLSSGRRRRRGRCPSTVRSLCFTHVLNPLGLTLCLVVAVIYSLTDKLRNFVAGIFIPQYHFTYAVALCFGQVLVSLLAINLLHVLDLVPLKRYSRVLGERMLVPAVCNSAHAVLTMWAKANSSCSGLFPLTATLQPLLTVGWSFVLRVPSPPSSHISLLISIFSVASVIITASRGLSGIEPLEYVYAPLALIVQSLSLIWLSKVLEAEGRCSPDPQTSVCDIYYTQLVNQSWVLGLLFLLHPDSPWKVIHQSSWHSLLFHGYLLAILLLGMVLDCLVCLSVLCLSPLAAALIHSAGALTQTFTQLL; encoded by the exons ATGTCTCTTAG TTcaggaagaaggaggaggagaggaCGGTGCCCCTCGACAGTGAGGAGTCTTTGCTTTACTCACGTTCTGAATCCTCTGGGTCTCACCTTGTGTTTGGTGGTTGCGGTGATATACAGTCTCACAGACAAACTCCGCAACTTTGTGGCCGGGATCTTCATCCCTCAGTACCACTTCACATACGCAGTGGCTCTTTGCTTCGGCCAG GTTCTGGTCTCTCTGTTGGCCATAAACCTCCTTCATGTCCTGGATCTGGTGCCTCTGAAGCGTTACTCTCGGGTCCTGGGTGAGAGGATGCTTGTGCCTGCTGTCTGTAACAGCGCTCACGCTGTGCTCACCATGTGGGCCAAAGCCAACAGCTCGTGCAGCGGCCTCTTCCCCCTAACCGCGACCCTGCAGCCTTTGCTGACTGTGGGCTGGAGTTTTGTGCTCAGGGTGCCGTCACCACCGTCGAGCCACATCTCACTTCTGATTTCCATCTTCAGTGTGGCATCTGTCATCATTACAG CCTCCCGCGGTCTGTCGGGTATCGAACCTCTGGAGTATGTATATGCACCGCTGGCTTTAATCGTCCAAAGTCTGTCTCTGATTTGGTTGAGTAAGGTGTTGGAGGCTGAAGGTCGTTGCTCCCCCGATCCTCAGACCTCTGTTTGTGACATCTACTACACCCAGCTGGTGAACCAGAGCTGGGTGCTGGGCCTCCTGTTTTTGCTGCATCCTGACAGCCCCTGGAAGGTGATACATCAGAGCAGCTGGCACAGTCTACTGTTCCATGGTTACTTGCTGGCCATCCTTCTGCTAGGAATGGTCCTGGACTGTCTGGTCTGCTTATCAGTTCTGTGTTTGTCGCCGCTAGCTGCTGCACTCATCCACTCAGCAGGAGCACTgacacagacatttacccaacttcTCTAG